In a single window of the Arachis hypogaea cultivar Tifrunner chromosome 6, arahy.Tifrunner.gnm2.J5K5, whole genome shotgun sequence genome:
- the LOC112755635 gene encoding uncharacterized protein, with protein sequence MAPSKRKAEQPPVEATGRVTRSSAKLAAAGLKTAPVVEVPEKKKETKKPKGKKQKKEEVVAEVNGGAPVTDKGTVVEPSRKTIVIEHCKQCNSFKTRANLVKEGLEKRSSGITVILNPEKPRRGCFEIREEGGKKFISLLDMKRPFKPMKDLDMEKVISDIAEEISNT encoded by the exons ATGGCACCTAGCAAGCGTAAGGCTGAGCAACCACCAGTGGAGGCGACGGGGAGGGTAACTCGGTCGTCGGCGAAACTCGCCGCCGCTGGATTGAAAACCGCACCTGTTGTAGAGGTgccggagaagaagaaggagacgaAGAAGCCGAAGGGGAAGAAGCAGAAGAAGGAGGAAGTAGTAGCCGAAGTTAATGGTGGTGCTCCTGTTACTGATAAAGGGACTGTTGTAGAACCTTCTAGAAAGACAATCGTTATTGAGCATTG CAAGCAATGCAACTCATTCAAGACAAGAGCAAATTTGGTGAAAGAAGGTTTGGAGAAGAGATCTTCTGGAATCACTGTGATACTGAACCCTGAAAAG CCAAGACGAGGTTGCTTTGAGATACGGGAAGAAGGGGGCAAGAAGTTCATTAGCCTCTTG GACATGAAACGTCCGTTTAAACCAATGAAGGATCTTGACATGGAGAAAGTTATCTCTGACATTGCTGAGGAGATATCAAACACCTGA
- the LOC112755636 gene encoding glycosyltransferase BC10 — protein MKEELAWTKFLRNLLIMVVGSRNRPQLRRPTWIIVLISIVCVFLVAAYIYPPQTPKHSACYFFSSEGCGTTRVEVPKAVARELTDRELESRVVINEILNVDPAKTRIPKVAFLFLTPGSLPFEKLWHMFFKGHEGKFSVYLHASREKPVHVSPYFVGREIHSEPVGWGKFSMVEAERRLLANALLDPDNQHFVLLSDSCIPVRKFDFMYNYLLLTNVSFVDCYVDAGPHGNGRYIERMLPEVEMKDFRKGSQWFSMKRQHAIIVMADSLYFTKFKHHCRPNMEGGKNCYADEHYLPTFFSMRDPGGIANWSVTYVDWSERKWHPRSYKARDISHQLIRKIASIDQSPHYTSDIKRSVVITPCILNNLKRPCYLFARKFFPETQDKLIQIFSNSTLF, from the exons atgaaGGAAGAACTTGCATGGACGAAGTTCTTAAGGAATCTTCTGATCATGGTTGTTGGATCAAGAAACCGGCCGCAGTTGAGGAGGCCGACTTGGATTATTGTTCTGATCTCCATAGTGTGCGTCTTTCTGGTTGCTGCCTATATTTATCCGCCGCAAACCCCTAAACACTCAGCATGCTATTTCTTTTCCTCTGAAGGTTGTGGTACTACACGTGTTGAGGTTCCGAAAGCTGTTGCCCGGGAATTAACTGATCGAGAGCTTGAATCCCGGGTTGTTATTAATGAGATTCTCAATGTTGACCCTGCCAAGACCAGGATCCCAAAAGTTGCTTTCTTGTTTTTGACTCCAGGATCGTTGCCTTTTGAGAAACTATGGCACATGTTCTTTAAG GGCCATGAGGGCAAATTCAGTGTCTATTTACATGCATCGAGGGAAAAACCTGTACATGTTAGCCCCTATTTTGTTGGCAGAGAAATTCATAGTGAACCG GTAGGTTGGGGAAAATTTTCCATGGTTGAAGCAGAACGAAGGCTGTTGGCGAATGCACTCTTAGATCCCGACAACCAACATTTTGTCTTGCTATCTGATAG TTGTATACCCGTGCGCAAGTTTGACTTCATGTACAACTACTTGTTATTAACAAATGTCAGCTTCGTTGACTG ctatgtgGATGCTGGTCCTCATGGAAATGGCAGGTATATAGAGCGTATGTTGCCAGAAGTTGAAATGAAAGATTTCCGGAAGGGTTCACAG TGGTTCTCAATGAAGCGGCAACATGCTATAATAGTTATGGCAGACAGTCTCTACTTTACAAAATTCAAGCATCATTGCAGG CCAAACATGGAGGGAGGAAAGAACTGCTACGCCGATGAACACTACTTGCCAACCTTTTTTAGT ATGCGTGATCCGGGTGGAATTGCAAATTGGTCAGTGACCTATGTTGATTGGTCTGAAAGAAAATGGCATCCAAGGTCATACAAGGCTCGGGATATTAGTCATCAACTCATTAGAAAAATAGCA TCCATTGACCAGAGTCCGCATTATACAAGCGATATAAAG AGATCAGTGGTGATCACACCTTGCATATTGAACAATTTGAAACGACCGTGTTATTTATTTGCCCGGAAATTTTTCCCAGAAACTCAGGATAAGTTGATACAGATTTTCTCCAACTCTACATTATTCTGA